From the Bacillales bacterium genome, the window AGGCGGCAATCAGTATCAATATCAACCGATGCCGTTGATTAAAGTTCGACTTTTTTATGTAGGAAACGGGTAACTCCCATTATTCGCGCCGCTTTGAACGAGTCCATACGAACGCCGTACGGGTTACCTGGAATTCGAACAAATCCGACATTGGAAAACGGTTTCCTCCATCAAACAACATAGTTCAATTATACCATGGAAATGAAAGGAAAAGGAATTGGTTTGTTAGTTCGTTGTCTCCGGCTTGATTGCTGCGTTCAACTGTTTTGATCGACATTTGGTAAAAAAAAGACACCCACTGGACGTGAATGCCTTTTGCGAACGAATCATCGAAAGATCAACCGTCGGGAATACAAATAGTACCCGCCGGCAATAAGCAAGAGCAACAGGAAAAAGAAAACCCATGCTTGGTAGCCTCCGTAAGCGGGAGGCGGCGGACCCGGCGGCTGTGGCGGCGGAGGAATCTGTCCGGCCGGACGATAAACCGGGGGTGGATCAATTGGCGAACCGAAAGCGTCGTTCGGATTCGGCCCGTAAAAGCTATAAGGCGCAGCCGTCCATCGAGGCGATGGCACGACCGCAGGCGGGGTCATTCCAAAACGACTCGGATAAACCATTTGCAACCTCCTCCTTGCTGTATTCAGTTCCTTTTTTCGACGATAGCGCAGGTCAAACCAGCTTAAGTGATGAGTCACAGTTAAGAATCATCGAGTCCGGCCCGGGTATTTTTATGATGAAACGGTTACGATAGTCTATGTCGTTTACCCTCGTTTGCCAAGTCGTCCCGCGCCCAATTCATGTGTGGAAACAAAGAAAAAAGGTTATCATAGGAACAGCAGCGATAAAGGATGGATGAAGACGTGCCTTACATGAACATCGACAAAATCAACATTTATTATGAAACCCACGCGTGCCGCAAACCTTCTTCGGACACGGTGGTCCTTATTCACGGTTACCTATCTTCCGTTTTTAGTTTCAGGCGGATCATTCCGCTGTTGCGCGAAACCTGTTCCGTCGTCGCCATCGATTTGCCGGGTTTCGGGGACAGCGACAAAACAAAAGCGTTTACCTATTCCTTAGCCAATTACGGAAACTTCATCCACAAAGTTTTGAATCGTTTAAACATCGAGAAAGCGGTGTTGGTCGGTCACTCGATGGGCGGCCAGATCGCCTTACACGCCGCAAGACAAGCGCCGTCACGCGTTCATAAGCTTATTTTGCTAGCCAGTTCCGGTTATCTTAAACCGTTCGACAAAAAAATGATCTTGCTGTCCTACCTCCCTTTCTTTTCGGTATTCGTCAAGCGAATGTTTGCGAAGAAAAACGCGGAAGAGGTCCTGCATGAAGTCGTAAACGACCCTTCAATCATTGATCGGTTGATGATTGATCGCTACGTGAAACCGTTACAATCTCGTTCGTTCTACAAAGCGATGGTCGGTTTGCTGAGACAGCACGGCGGAGACTTGACTTCTCAACAATTGCGGGACATCCAAGTTCCCGTTCAACTTCTTTGGGGCAAACAAGACCGGATCGTTCCGTTGTCTATCGGAGAACAACTGCAAAATGACCTCCCGAATGCCAAGCTCCATGTCATCAACGACAGCGGGCACTTGCTTCCCGAAGAAAAACCGGAGGAAGTATTCCGCCATTTATCCGCATTCCTTAACCAATGAACACGGCCGCCCGGAAATATCGGAACGGCCGTTGTTTTTTTATTCGTCTTCGGGATCGTCGATGATCGGTTTAGACAAACTGCTTTGGACCCCCCAATAATAAAATACGAGCGCTCCCGCCGCGCAAATGATCGTATCCCACGGGGCAGGGATGATCGCAGGCTCCATCGACTTCGGAATAAAGCTTCCGAGATAAGACATCACGAACATGAAAAGGTAATAAAATATCAACCAAAGCGAAGCTTTGAAGTGTTTCCCGATGACCTTTCCGTTGTAATCTTCGTTGCGGTCGACAAAGGCGAAATAAAACAAGAGAGAAGGAACGATGATCGGAATGAGGAAGGAAATGACCTTCCAGCCGCCCCAATAAACGACGAGCGTCGCAGCCAAAAACGCCAATGGAGCGAGCACCGATGCGCCTTTCAAATAAAACGGGCGTTTCATCTCCGGCGCACTTTTTCTCAACGCCATTAACGAGGTCGGCCCAACGACGAATGTGAGCGCTTTCGCCGAAGTGCTCGCGACGACAAGCCCTTCCCACACTTGAAATTGCGCCGGCGACATCCAAAGGATGGCTAGAACGAACGTAAGCCAGAGCGCTCCCCTCGGGAGACCCGTACGTTTGTCGATCTTTTGAAACCATTTATAAAACGTTTCGTTTTTCGCCCAAGCAAAAATCGTGCGAGCCGTAGCGGAAAAATAAATATTTCCGGTCGCCGAGGGAGATATGACGGCATCGATCAAGACGAGATTGGCCAACCAGCTCAATCCAAGTACACTAGCCAGTCCTGCCCAAGGAGAATCAAAATTGACGGAACGCCAACCTCCTGCCAATTTACCGTCCGGAACCGCGCCGATAAACGCAAACTGCAACAACAAATAAATCACCAATCCGGCAAGGACCGACAAGATGATTGCTTTTGGAACGTCGGACTGCGGCCGCCTTGCTTCACCTGCAAATTCGACCGGCATTCGGAATCCGTTAAATGCGAAAACGATCCCCGCTCCGGTAACCGCGGCGAATATGCCGTCCAACCCTCCTGGTTTGGCCCCGCCTACGGAGAAGTTGTCAAAGTCCAAATGCATGAACAAAAAAATGATAATTAAGGACGGGACGAGAAACTTAAAGATCGTCACGACCGTGTTTGATTTACCAAAAACGTTAACGCTCCAATAATTAATGAGAAAAAATAAAACGAGCCAGGCGATTTGGAAAAGAAAACCGATCACCGTCGGACTGCCGTCGGCTGCCCCTAAGGCCGGCCACCATACTTGTGCATACCCGCGAACCGCCTCCACCTCAATCGCGGCGACGCTCGAATAGGCAAGCATTGAAATAAAACCGATCATAAAGCCGATCGTCGACCCGTGGGTAAAATGAGGATAACGTATAAATCCGCCCGCGCGCGGCAGCGCCGCCGATAGTTCAGCATAAACAAGGCCGATCAAGATGACAATGACCGCACCGATAATCCATGAAATCCAGACATCCGGACCGGAAACGACAGCTCCTCTCTGCGCGGCGTAAAGCCAACCTGAGCCAATAATCGAACCGACGCCGAGAAAAAACAAGTCGGCGAGGCTCAGTTTTTTCTTAAGCTTCCCTTGTGCCATAATATCCTCCTTTTCGTGAAACTTGATGTTTATCTTTTTCCACGAAAAGAGGTTGTCTGAAACGGGACGAAAGTAACAAAAAGCACCCCTCGGGGGGTGCTTTTTAAGTTTCTTTCTTCGCGCGTCTGCCGTCGACGCGCAACGATTTCTCGGCGTTCAGTCTTTCCAATGTGGCTTGAGAAAGCGTGCCGTCTCCTTCTTCGACGACATAAACTTTCACTTTCCGCTTTCCCCAATGGCGATAAACGTCTTCAACCGTTTCAAAATATAAATCGATTTCATTGCCTTCGATAGCTGAACCAATATCAGCAACGATTCCGTACCCGTATCCGGGGACATATAAAATCGTCCCGATCGGAAACACGGAAGGATCGGCAGCAATCGTCGACATAAAGTCACGCGTGACTTTAACACCGCTGTATGTGATGCCGTACCCAGGATGGTTTGGCGTTTTCCCGGTCGATTCGACTCCAGCTGTATAACCTGTAGCAACGACCATCTTCGATGGCAGCTGGCTCAAATCGCCGGGACGAATCGACAAATCGCCCAACGCTTCTTGTTCCTTGTCGGGTACAGTCTTTTGTTTCAGGCGACGCTCAGACTTCGCGCTTTCTGTTCCCGATACCGCCGAATCAAACGGAGCATGACGACCGAGCCATTGTTCAAGGTCTTTCGTTTCAACTCCGGAAACGGTTTGAAAAGTGGCGCCGAGCGCCCATACGAACAAGACGGTCATAGCCAATCTTCTCAAGCCGGTCTTTACGGTCTCCACTGTTCCACTCCTCTCTTCTCTTCAAAACAGTCTTCCCGAAGAAAAGAAAGATATACGAGGAGGGATATAAGAATACGAACATCAATGAAAAAAACTTTCTTTTCGTTGTACGAAAAGAAAGTTTCTCGCTAAAACATTTGATACCCTTTGACACGCAAGATGCGAATGACGATGCCCGCCGTGACTGCACCTAGAAAACCCGCGCTCAATACGGCGATATCGACCGGTTGCAGACCGGTCAGCCGCGTACCGAGACTGACAATGCTCTCATTGAAATTCGTAATGTATTCATACATGTGAACGCGATCGACGATGAGCACGACGATAAAAGGATACACGACCGCCGGCACCCAAGAAGACCGCAGCAACATGTTGACGATAAAACCGATGCCAAAAAACAACACCATGAAAAGAACGATCGAAATAATGATTTGCGCCGGGTTCATTTGAATCGGCATCTCTCCACCCCCATAATTCCCTTTTTAGTTTACTTCACCCCATAGAGATCGTCAATTTAACGATTTCCGGTGAAAAAAAAGAGAATTGGAGGATTCCAATTCCTTCATCTTTATATTATTTCATTATCGATTCTTTCCGCTTCCATGACAATGCTCGCAGGTCTCGGAACCGCCCAACAGCAACTGGAAGTAACCGCGGCCGCCGCAATACGGACATCTGTTTTGATTCGCATGGTTCGTATGGTTTCTCAATATCCGCACTCCCTTTCTAAGTTTTCAGATAATAATAACAGCTGCTCGAAATCCTGTAAAACCGCTGTTTGGACCGTGAAAGCCGATGAAAGCGAATACAACTCCATATAACACGAATTTTCTTACATTTTCTTATTTTTTTATACGGATAGTGAAAATTTCCGGCCATAAATAACACCCGTTCTTATAAAGAACGGGTGTTGAATGAGTGGTTATCCCAAAAGATTCAATTTCCCTTTTTTCAAGACGAGTCCCGGACCTCCGAGCAACAACAAGTACCGATTGTCAATGATTTTCTTCATCGCGGAAGCCGTCGATCCGTACAACTTATGATCGCCGAATACGATGCCGATCGCCTCACGTCCGCCGAGTGACGCGACGGTGCCTTTGTTGTCATACTTGAACGCCTTCAATGAACCGCCTTTAAGCAACGCTTTCAAGTTGTTCGCGACAGTATAAGCTTCTTGAATAGCAATTTGTGCGGTCGGCGGGTACGGCCGGTCGTTCTCCGGATTCATAACCAGCGCACAATCGCCAATCACAAAGACGTTGTCATAACCCGGTGCGCGCATGTCGTCGCGTACCGGTACTTTGCTGCGATTCGTTTCGAATCCCGAATTTTCAACGATCGCATTCGCTTTAACGCCGCCGGTCCAAACGACTGTTCCGGCTTTGATTTCTTCGCCGGATCCGACAATTACGCTGTTTTCGGTAACTTCTTTGATCATCGTGTCGATTTTGAATTCGACGCCCCTGCTTTCCAGCAAGTTCATCCCATATTCGACGAGTTCTTTGTCAAACCCAGGCAAGGCGGTCGGAGCCGCCTCAATGTTAATCAAACGAACTTTCTCGCGGGGAATGTCGTACTCTTGGCAAAGCTCTGGAATGCGAGCCGTCAATTCGCCGACAAACTCGATACCGGTGAAACCTGCACCTCCGACGACGATCGTGAGAAGCTCGTCTTTCCGTTCGTCTTCGTCATGGTACCTCGCAAATTGATACTCAATGTGATCACGAATTCTCCGCGAGGAATCAATGCTTGTGATCGAAAAGGCATTTTCCTCGAGACCAGTGATCCCGAATGTCGCCGTTTCAAAACCTAACGAAACAACTAGATAGTCGTATTCAAGCTCGTCTTTTTCCAATACGACGCGGTTTTCGTCCGGCTTAATTTCGACAACCGTGTCGACGACTAAATTGACCCGGTTCATGTCGAGCACGTCGCTGATGAGCATGCGGACACGATCTTGATGGAGCGTTCCTGCGGCAGCTTCATGCAGCCAAGTGGTCTGATAATGATAGTTGTGTTTGTTAACGAGCGTAATGTGGGCGTCGTTTACCCCCAATTTCTTCGTCAACTGCGATGCCGTGATCATGCCGCCGTACCCGGCACCTAAGATTACGATTTTCGGCTTTTGCAAAACGAATCACCTGCACTTTTATAATGATGTAAATATATGAGGAAAAATTGACAAAGGCCAATTCTCATCCAGACTTTGTGACATATTTCACTAAGTATGACGCGCACGTTTCCGCGATTCACCAAATCAAAGCAAGATGAATCGCCGCCCTTATTCATGATATTCCTTTTTTCCTCTTATTTCAACCGGAAACCTTTATAATTGGACCAAGGTTACGATATAATGATAAAGGCTTGAAACAAGCATGTTTGCAACATAACCGATCATTGAATACAGGGGGGCTCATTTTGACCAACGAAAATTTATACGACATTACGATCATCGGAGGCGGACCGACCGGCTTGTTCACCGCTTTTTACGGCGGTTTACGCAAAATGAAAGTGAAGATCATTGAAGCGTTGCCCCAGCTCGGCGGTCAATTGTCTGCCCTTTATCCTGAGAAAGATATTTTGGACGTCGCCGGTTTTCCGAAAATCAGCGGTCAACAGCTCATCGACAATCTCGTCCAACAAGCCCGATTTTTTCAACCGACCGAAGTTCTCGGCGAAAAAGTGGAATCCATTGAGAAACTCGATGAACGTTATTTCAAATTAACGACGGATAAAGACACGCATTACTCTAAGACGGTGATTATCACCGCTGGGGTCGGCGCGTTCGAACCGAGACGGCTCCGCATTGAAAACGCAGAACGTTTCGAGGGCAAGAACCTTCATTATTTTGTCACCGACATGAAACAATTCGCCGGTGAAAACGTTCTTGTTTGCGGCGGCGGTGATTCGGCTGTCGATTGGTCGTTAATGTTGGAACCGATCGCCAAACACGTGTCGCTCGTCCATCGCCGTGACACGTTCCGTGCACACGAACAAAGCGTGGAGAACTTAATGAAATCGAAAGTGGAAATCATTACTCCTTACGTCCCGGTGAAATTCGTCGACGACGGCGAACGCATACGTTCCGTCGTTCTTCAGGAAGCGAAAGGCGAAGACGAAAAACAAATCGACGTCGATTCGGTGATCGTCAATTACGGTTTCGTCTCATCCCTCGGACCGATCAAAGACTGGGGATTGGAAATCGAGAAAAATTCGATTGCTGTGAACACGAGAATGGAAACGAATATTAAAGGCATTTACGGCGCCGGCGACATCGTCACGTACGACGGAAAGATCAAGTTGATCGCCACCGGGTTTGGAGAAGGACCAACCGCCGTCAACAATGCGAAATCATACATCGACCCGAAAGCGCGCGTGCAACCGCAGCACAGCACGAATATGAAGTTCTAACTTCTGGCCATACTATGATCGGTGAGGCCAATGAAAATCGCAGTCTTTACAGCAATGGAATGGATCAGGTGCAGCGTCTTGACGATCCTCAGCATACGCTTCGGGGAACGAGGCATATCCAACGTGATCCCGTTTCCGAAAGCGGATGGGGAACGTGAAGAATGGTTGACTCCGATGGAAAGATGGCTGTATGATTCGTTAAAGCAACTCGGGTTTCAAGTGCATGCAAAGAAAGCGCTCGGGCCGTTTGTTCTCGATGTTTGTTTGCCTGAGAAAAAAATAGCGATCCATTGTAAAGAAGAAACGGCGGGTGCGCTTGGGAAAGTTCGGATGGCCGAAAAAAGGCGTTACTTACACAAGCACGGATGGAAAATGATGATGGTTCGCCCGCGTTGCCTCTATCATGACTTCCAAACCCATTTACGAATGCTTTCACGGTTACCGCAACAGTAAAAAGCACTCCATAACGGAGTGCTTAAATGCTGGAACCGTTTTGTCGAATTTGGATTATCTCCCATCGACCAAGGTCAAAGAAATTCAACTCACTTTCTTTTATTGGAAGTGTTCCCGGTGTCGCTGCATTCAAGCGGAATTTGGACAAAAAAAGCATCCTTCCGCCCGCAGGCGAAAAGGTGAAGCTAACATTTTTCCGGCGTGCCTTCGTTTGTCGCTGTTTTGAACGAAGATCCGCAGCCGCATGTGAGCAGCGCGTTCGGATTGTCGATGACGAAACCGCCGCCCATCATGTTTTGTTTGTAATCGATTTTCGTGCCCTGCACGAGCGGCCGGCTGTCCGCGTCAATTAAAATTTTTAACCCTTGTATGTCAAGTTCCGTATCGTCGCCGCGGATCTCGTCATCAAAACTCAATCCGTAGGACAAACCGCTGCACCCGCCGCCTTTCACGCCGAAACGCAAAAACTTTGCGGTGCTCCCTTCGGCTTTCATCATGTCTTTAATTTGTTCTCCAGCTGCTTCCGTAAGCGTAATCACGCGAAATCCTCCTTTGCTCGCGATTTACTTATAGTATAGAAGGAATTTGCCCCGAT encodes:
- a CDS encoding alpha/beta hydrolase; protein product: MNIDKINIYYETHACRKPSSDTVVLIHGYLSSVFSFRRIIPLLRETCSVVAIDLPGFGDSDKTKAFTYSLANYGNFIHKVLNRLNIEKAVLVGHSMGGQIALHAARQAPSRVHKLILLASSGYLKPFDKKMILLSYLPFFSVFVKRMFAKKNAEEVLHEVVNDPSIIDRLMIDRYVKPLQSRSFYKAMVGLLRQHGGDLTSQQLRDIQVPVQLLWGKQDRIVPLSIGEQLQNDLPNAKLHVINDSGHLLPEEKPEEVFRHLSAFLNQ
- a CDS encoding APC family permease codes for the protein MAQGKLKKKLSLADLFFLGVGSIIGSGWLYAAQRGAVVSGPDVWISWIIGAVIVILIGLVYAELSAALPRAGGFIRYPHFTHGSTIGFMIGFISMLAYSSVAAIEVEAVRGYAQVWWPALGAADGSPTVIGFLFQIAWLVLFFLINYWSVNVFGKSNTVVTIFKFLVPSLIIIFLFMHLDFDNFSVGGAKPGGLDGIFAAVTGAGIVFAFNGFRMPVEFAGEARRPQSDVPKAIILSVLAGLVIYLLLQFAFIGAVPDGKLAGGWRSVNFDSPWAGLASVLGLSWLANLVLIDAVISPSATGNIYFSATARTIFAWAKNETFYKWFQKIDKRTGLPRGALWLTFVLAILWMSPAQFQVWEGLVVASTSAKALTFVVGPTSLMALRKSAPEMKRPFYLKGASVLAPLAFLAATLVVYWGGWKVISFLIPIIVPSLLFYFAFVDRNEDYNGKVIGKHFKASLWLIFYYLFMFVMSYLGSFIPKSMEPAIIPAPWDTIICAAGALVFYYWGVQSSLSKPIIDDPEDE
- a CDS encoding 3D domain-containing protein, which translates into the protein MTVLFVWALGATFQTVSGVETKDLEQWLGRHAPFDSAVSGTESAKSERRLKQKTVPDKEQEALGDLSIRPGDLSQLPSKMVVATGYTAGVESTGKTPNHPGYGITYSGVKVTRDFMSTIAADPSVFPIGTILYVPGYGYGIVADIGSAIEGNEIDLYFETVEDVYRHWGKRKVKVYVVEEGDGTLSQATLERLNAEKSLRVDGRRAKKET
- a CDS encoding YuiB family protein; the protein is MPIQMNPAQIIISIVLFMVLFFGIGFIVNMLLRSSWVPAVVYPFIVVLIVDRVHMYEYITNFNESIVSLGTRLTGLQPVDIAVLSAGFLGAVTAGIVIRILRVKGYQMF
- a CDS encoding YuiA family protein, producing the protein MRNHTNHANQNRCPYCGGRGYFQLLLGGSETCEHCHGSGKNR
- a CDS encoding NAD(P)/FAD-dependent oxidoreductase, with translation MQKPKIVILGAGYGGMITASQLTKKLGVNDAHITLVNKHNYHYQTTWLHEAAAGTLHQDRVRMLISDVLDMNRVNLVVDTVVEIKPDENRVVLEKDELEYDYLVVSLGFETATFGITGLEENAFSITSIDSSRRIRDHIEYQFARYHDEDERKDELLTIVVGGAGFTGIEFVGELTARIPELCQEYDIPREKVRLINIEAAPTALPGFDKELVEYGMNLLESRGVEFKIDTMIKEVTENSVIVGSGEEIKAGTVVWTGGVKANAIVENSGFETNRSKVPVRDDMRAPGYDNVFVIGDCALVMNPENDRPYPPTAQIAIQEAYTVANNLKALLKGGSLKAFKYDNKGTVASLGGREAIGIVFGDHKLYGSTASAMKKIIDNRYLLLLGGPGLVLKKGKLNLLG
- a CDS encoding NAD(P)/FAD-dependent oxidoreductase; protein product: MLTNENLYDITIIGGGPTGLFTAFYGGLRKMKVKIIEALPQLGGQLSALYPEKDILDVAGFPKISGQQLIDNLVQQARFFQPTEVLGEKVESIEKLDERYFKLTTDKDTHYSKTVIITAGVGAFEPRRLRIENAERFEGKNLHYFVTDMKQFAGENVLVCGGGDSAVDWSLMLEPIAKHVSLVHRRDTFRAHEQSVENLMKSKVEIITPYVPVKFVDDGERIRSVVLQEAKGEDEKQIDVDSVIVNYGFVSSLGPIKDWGLEIEKNSIAVNTRMETNIKGIYGAGDIVTYDGKIKLIATGFGEGPTAVNNAKSYIDPKARVQPQHSTNMKF
- a CDS encoding iron-sulfur cluster assembly accessory protein, translated to MITLTEAAGEQIKDMMKAEGSTAKFLRFGVKGGGCSGLSYGLSFDDEIRGDDTELDIQGLKILIDADSRPLVQGTKIDYKQNMMGGGFVIDNPNALLTCGCGSSFKTATNEGTPEKC